The Salvelinus namaycush isolate Seneca chromosome 38, SaNama_1.0, whole genome shotgun sequence genome includes a window with the following:
- the LOC120031836 gene encoding protein bicaudal D homolog 1-like, giving the protein MAAGGGCGETVEQCRAEVERLTRELAEANREKIRAAECGLVVLEENQTLKQQYSDLEAEQEALRQELEQLQEAFGQTFSTQRKVAADGETNEETLLQESATKEAYYMSRLLGIQSELKQSRAVTVNTQADNEHLSTLLQELRESNEMLELQRSRMREEIREYKFREARLLQDYTELEEENITLQKLVSTLKQNQVEYEGLKHEIKVLEEETELLNSQLEDALRLKDISEAQLEEALDSLKSEREQKKHLRKELVHHLSLCDVQYTGSAHLTFTSAPPSGTATPVSALSPSSEEPGRCNGHLHGGSGTGTGTGSLPRANGECRGAGRKGEGMVSDLFSEMNLTEIQKLKQQLLQVEREKTALLISLQECQTQLQHTQGALNEQHERAQRLSERVTALRRLHREAQLTQEAQHDQEAHLNREALMEQGEEEEEEKEKGLIHSRGQAFCHQTPGLEILQCKYRVAVTEVVELKAELKSLRERYNQCVEGGVEERTRGEAQHRSLEQQVGRLERSCREGREKVGGLETELRTAKNMASESQGALNAAQDELVTFSEELAQLYHHVCLCNNETPNRVMLDYYRHGRGLRGISASLKGDDTRVLLTPRLARRLAAVAAATSSSAAESRSPSESPSKERLSGEGGRDGGRDRDSPVPRTPPTGSPSISASSSSSSSSSPAVEPAGDLRREPMNIYNLNAIIREQVRHLQRAVDRSLQLSRQRAAARELAPLFDKDKEACMEEILKLKSLLSTKREQIATLRLVLKANKQTAENALANLKSKYENEKHMVTDTMMKLRNELKALKEDAATFSSLRAMFATRCDEYVTQLDEMQRQLAAAEDEKKTLNSLLRMAIQQKLALTQRLEDLAFDQEQSHCTRGGKVARMKRSTPKSLIDRQKSAATVPPVSSQLRWEKASQASRCSIVSGIQEHRAHCPLSSYRSGPPRVPLLWLAQPPCPPGPL; this is encoded by the exons GCATTTGGCCAGACCTTCTCCACCCAGCGTAAGGTGGCTGCGGACGGGGAGACCAACGAAGAGACCCTCCTGCAGGAGTCAGCCACTAAGGAGGCATACTACATGAGTCGCCTTCTGGGGATCCAGTCAGAGCTCAAACAGAGCCGGGCCGTCACAGTCAACACACAAGCCGACAACGAACACCTCAGTACCCTGCTGCAGGAGCTCAGAGAG AGTAATGAGATGTTGGAGCTGCAGCGGAGCCGGATGAGAGAGGAGATCAGGGAGTATAAGTTCAGAGAGGCGCGACTCCTACAGGACTACACTGAGCTGGAGGAGGAGAACATCACCCTGCAGAAACTAGTGTCCACTCTCAAACAGAACCAg GTGGAGTACGAGGGGTTAAAGCATGAGATCAAGGTTCTGGAGGAGGAGACCGAGCTGCTGAACAGCCAGTTAGAAGACGCCTTACGTCTCAAAGACATCTCCGAGGCCCAGCTAGAGGAGGCCCTGGACTCCCTGAAGAGCGAGCGGGAGCAGAAGAAGCACCTCCGCAAGGAGCTGGTCCACCACCTCAGCCTGTGTGACGTCCAATACACAGGCAGCGCCCACCTCACTTTCACCTCAGCTCCACCTAGTGGCACGGCTACACCTGTCTCCGCCCTGTCGCCCAGCTCAGAGGAGCCAGGCAGGTGTAACGGGCATCTACATGGAGGGTCAGGAACTGGGACGGGGACAGGGTCGCTGCCCAGGGCCAATGGAGAGTGTCGGGGAgcggggaggaaaggagaggggatgGTGTCGGATCTGTTCAGTGAGATGAACCTGACAGAGATACAGAAGCTCAAGCAGCAGCTGCTACAG GTGGAGCGAGAGAAAACAGCACTGTTGATCAGCCTGCAAGAGTGTCAGACGCAGCTGCAGCATACACAGGGTGCCCTGAACGAGCAGCACGAGAGGGCCCAACGCCTCAGCGAGAGAGTCACCGCCCTCAGGCGCCTGCACCGGGAGGCCCAGCTCACCCAGGAGGCCCAGCACGACCAGGAGGCACACCTCAACCGAGAGGCCCTGATGGAgcagggagaagaggaagaggaggagaaagagaagggattAATACACAGCAGGGGCCAGGCATTCTGCCACCAGACCCCGGGTCTGGAAATCCTCCAGTGTAAATACAGGGTGGCTGTAACCGAGGTGGTCGAGCTAAAGGCTGAGCTGAAGTCGCTGAGAGAGAGGTACAACCAGTGTGTGGAGGgcggggtggaggagaggacgcGGGGAGAGGCCCAGCACAGATCTCTGGAGCAGCAGGTGGGGAGGCTGGAGAGGAGCTGCCGGGAAGGCAGGGAAAAGGTAGGGGGCCTGGAGACGGAGCTGAGAACAGCCAAGAACATGGCCAGCGAGAGCCAGGGGGCGCTCAACGCAGCACAGGATGAACTGGTCACCTTCAGCGAGGAGCTGGCTCAACTTTACCACCACGTCTGCCTCTGTAACAACGAGACGCCCAACCGGGTGATGCTAGACTACTACAGACACGGCAGAGGACTAAGGGGTATCAGTGCCTCGCTCAAGGGTGACGACACCCGCGTTCTACTCACGCCCCGCCTCGCCCGGCGGCTCGCAGCCGTTGCCGCGGCAACCTCGTCGTCCGCGGCGGAGTCTCGTAGCCCCTCGGAATCTCCATCCAAAGAGCGGTTGTCAGGAGAGGGAGGCCGGGACGGGGGGAGGGACAGGGACAGTCCTGTACCCCGCACCCCTCCTACGGGCTCCCCCAGCATCAGTGCCTCttcctcatcttcatcatcatcgtcGCCTGCGGTAGAGCCAGCTGGAGACCTGCGTAGGGAACCCATGAACATCTATAACCTCAACGCCATCATCAGAGAGCAG GTGAGGCACCTCCAGAGGGCAGTGGACCGGTCACTCCAGCTGTCCAGACAGAGGGCTGCAGCCAGGGAACTGGCCCCACTGTTTGACAAGGACAAAGAGGCCTGTATGGAGGAGATACTGAAGCTCAAGTCCCTGCTCAGCACCAAGAGAGAACAGATAGCTACCCTCAGACTGGTGCTCAAAGCGAACAAACAG ACTGCAGAGAATGCCCTGGCCAACCTGAAGAGTAAGTATGAGAATGAGAAGCATATGGTGACAGACACCATGATGAAGCTGAGGAACGAACTGAAGGCCCTGAAGGAGGACGCTGCCACCTTCTCATCGCTCAGAGCTATGTTCGCCACCAG GTGTGACGAGTATGTGACTCAGCTGGACGAGATGCAGAGGCAGCTGGCTGCGGCGGAGGACGAGAAGAAGACCCTGAACTCCCTCCTGCGAATGGCCATCCAGCAGAAACTAGCCCTGACCCAGCGTCTGGAGGACCTAGCCTTCGACCAGGAACAGTCGCACTGCACCCGCGGCGGCAAGGTGGCCCGCATGAAGAGAAGCACCCCCAAA TCTCTCATAGATCGTCAGAAGTCTGCTGCCACAGTGCCGCCAGTCTCCTCACAGCTAAGGTGGGAGAAGGCCTCCCAAGCCAGCAG ATGTAGCATTGTGTCAGGTATCCAGGAGCACCGAGCTCACTGCCCGCTGAGCAGCTACCGCAGCGGCCCCCCACGAGTGCCTCTCCTTTGGCTCGCCCAGCCGCCTTGTCCCCCTGGTCCTCTATAA